From the genome of Flavobacterium luteolum, one region includes:
- a CDS encoding DUF5683 domain-containing protein, with product MNKIVPIGLLFFLTGTVSLFAQAKKDTVLVVKDTTALQEIDPLTPAKAAFYSAILPGLGQAYNKKYWKIPLVYGAIGTSLYFYIDNNKKYHDYRDAYKRRLEGYNDDKYQFLDDSRLVDGQKFYQRNRDLSALFVVGFYVLNIIDANVDAALIQFNVNERLSMRPEIYPDDVTFKPNVGLTFNYKF from the coding sequence GTGAATAAAATTGTCCCCATTGGTCTATTGTTCTTTCTAACAGGAACCGTTTCTCTTTTTGCCCAAGCAAAAAAAGACACGGTTTTAGTCGTAAAAGACACTACCGCATTACAAGAAATAGACCCGCTTACACCAGCAAAAGCAGCTTTTTACTCTGCTATTTTACCTGGTTTAGGTCAAGCATACAACAAAAAATACTGGAAAATTCCATTGGTCTACGGAGCAATCGGAACCAGTTTGTATTTCTATATAGATAACAATAAAAAATACCACGATTATCGTGACGCCTATAAACGAAGATTAGAAGGCTACAACGATGACAAATATCAATTTTTGGACGACAGCCGTCTTGTTGACGGACAAAAATTCTACCAAAGAAACAGAGATTTATCTGCTTTGTTTGTCGTCGGATTCTATGTCTTAAATATTATCGATGCCAATGTTGACGCCGCACTTATACAGTTTAATGTAAACGAAAGGCTTTCAATGCGTCCAGAAATTTATCCCGACGATGTAACATTTAAACCAAACGTCGGACTAACCTTTAATTATAAGTTTTAA
- the trxB gene encoding thioredoxin-disulfide reductase: MSNTIEKIKCLIIGSGPAGYTAAIYAARANMNPVLYQGMQPGGQLTTTNEVENFPGYVDGVTGPEMMIQLQEQAKRFGADIRDGWATKVDFSGDIHKVWINDTIELHCETVIISTGASAKYLGLPSEQHYLNMGGGVSACAVCDGFFYRNQEVVIVGAGDSACEEAHYLSKLCKKVTMLVRSEKFRASKIMEERVRKTENIEILMNHDTVEVLGDNNVVHAIKALNKTTGETIEIPATGFFVAIGHKPNTDIFKDYITLDETGYIVNTPGTSKTNVEGVFVAGDAADHVYRQAITAAGTGCMAALDAERYLASKE; the protein is encoded by the coding sequence ATGTCAAATACAATCGAAAAAATTAAATGCCTTATTATAGGTTCTGGTCCTGCAGGTTATACTGCGGCTATTTATGCGGCTAGAGCTAACATGAATCCAGTATTATATCAAGGAATGCAGCCTGGTGGTCAATTGACTACTACTAATGAGGTTGAAAACTTTCCTGGTTATGTTGATGGAGTGACAGGACCAGAAATGATGATTCAGTTACAGGAACAAGCAAAACGTTTTGGGGCAGATATTCGTGATGGATGGGCTACAAAAGTTGATTTTTCTGGAGATATTCATAAAGTTTGGATTAACGATACTATCGAATTACACTGCGAAACTGTAATTATTTCGACAGGTGCTTCGGCTAAATATTTAGGATTACCATCAGAACAACACTATTTAAATATGGGTGGTGGAGTTTCTGCATGTGCAGTTTGTGACGGATTCTTCTACAGAAACCAAGAGGTTGTTATTGTTGGAGCGGGAGATTCTGCTTGTGAAGAAGCGCATTACTTATCTAAACTTTGTAAAAAAGTAACCATGTTAGTTAGAAGCGAAAAATTTAGAGCTTCTAAAATTATGGAAGAACGTGTTCGTAAAACTGAAAACATCGAGATTTTAATGAATCATGATACAGTTGAAGTTTTAGGTGATAACAATGTAGTTCATGCTATTAAAGCTTTAAACAAAACAACTGGCGAAACAATCGAAATTCCTGCAACTGGTTTCTTCGTGGCAATTGGCCACAAACCAAATACAGATATCTTTAAAGATTATATTACTCTTGACGAAACAGGATATATTGTAAATACTCCAGGTACATCTAAAACAAATGTTGAAGGTGTATTCGTAGCGGGAGATGCTGCAGATCATGTATACCGTCAGGCAATTACTGCTGCTGGAACAGGATGTATGGCGGCTTTAGATGCTGAAAGATATTTAGCTTCTAAGGAATAA
- a CDS encoding ParB/RepB/Spo0J family partition protein, which produces MTKVIKKQALGRGLSALLKDPENDIKSVEDKNADKVVGNIIELEISAIEINPFQPRSNFNEESLRELATSIKELGVIQPITVRKLDFNKYQLISGERRLRASKLVGLTHVPAYIRIANDNESLVMALVENIQRHDLDPIEIALSYQRLIDEIQLTQEQMSERVGKKRSTIANYLRLLKLDPIIQTGIRDGFISMGHGRAIINIEDLDVQTDIYQKIVSQNLSVRETEALVKNYHEGQQPKADGKPKADAGFVVRETQKHTFNDYFGSKVDIKVAGNGKGKITIPFNSEADFNRIIKLING; this is translated from the coding sequence ATGACAAAAGTAATTAAAAAACAAGCCTTAGGAAGAGGATTATCTGCCTTATTAAAAGATCCGGAAAACGACATTAAATCAGTAGAAGACAAAAATGCTGATAAGGTTGTTGGAAATATCATTGAACTTGAAATAAGTGCGATTGAAATAAATCCGTTTCAGCCTAGAAGCAATTTTAATGAAGAATCGTTACGCGAATTAGCCACTTCTATTAAAGAACTTGGTGTAATTCAACCTATTACTGTTCGTAAATTAGATTTTAATAAATACCAGTTAATCTCTGGAGAGCGTCGTCTTCGTGCATCAAAATTAGTAGGACTTACTCATGTTCCTGCTTATATTCGTATTGCAAATGACAACGAATCATTGGTTATGGCTTTGGTTGAAAACATCCAGCGTCATGACTTAGATCCTATTGAGATTGCTTTATCATACCAGCGTTTAATTGACGAAATTCAATTAACTCAAGAACAAATGAGTGAAAGAGTGGGAAAAAAACGCTCAACAATTGCCAACTATTTACGACTTTTAAAATTAGACCCGATTATCCAGACAGGTATTCGCGATGGTTTTATTAGCATGGGGCACGGTAGAGCAATTATCAACATTGAAGATTTAGACGTTCAAACTGATATTTATCAAAAAATCGTTAGTCAAAATTTATCCGTTCGTGAAACAGAAGCTTTAGTTAAAAATTATCATGAAGGCCAGCAGCCAAAAGCAGATGGCAAACCTAAAGCTGATGCTGGATTTGTAGTTAGAGAAACACAAAAACACACTTTCAACGATTATTTTGGCTCAAAAGTTGATATAAAAGTCGCTGGTAACGGAAAAGGAAAAATTACAATTCCATTTAATTCTGAAGCTGACTTTAACAGAATTATAAAATTAATAAACGGATAG
- a CDS encoding rhomboid family intramembrane serine protease yields MMNITPVVKQLLIINIIFFIGSQLVPVSYDYLMLYYPESDNFRLWQIITHMFMHAPLPNFAHILFNMFALYSFGSALEHFWGGKKFLFFYISCGLGAALLHTGVNYFQLQSFLSSVSDLNLSKSELHTILNANYSSLFDASGRMVQGEVATILNKAHCTQEQFNALAQASGIVQSPVLGASGAIYGLLTAFAFMFPNAQLALLFIPVPIKAKYFVPGILAIDLFLGFKGSSLFGSGGTGIAHFAHVGGAIAGFLMMLYWKKNQFNNNRWN; encoded by the coding sequence ATGATGAATATCACGCCAGTAGTTAAACAACTGCTAATTATTAATATTATATTTTTTATTGGCTCTCAGTTAGTGCCAGTTTCTTATGACTATTTAATGTTGTATTATCCTGAAAGTGATAATTTCAGGCTTTGGCAGATTATTACGCATATGTTTATGCATGCGCCATTGCCAAACTTTGCTCATATTCTATTTAATATGTTTGCATTATACAGTTTTGGTTCGGCTTTAGAGCATTTTTGGGGAGGAAAAAAATTCTTGTTTTTCTATATCTCTTGTGGTTTAGGAGCGGCATTGCTTCATACGGGTGTAAATTATTTTCAATTGCAATCTTTTTTAAGTTCGGTTTCTGATTTAAATTTATCTAAATCGGAATTGCATACGATTTTGAATGCGAATTATTCTTCTTTGTTTGACGCTAGCGGAAGAATGGTTCAGGGTGAAGTTGCAACAATCTTAAATAAAGCGCATTGTACACAAGAACAGTTTAATGCTTTGGCGCAAGCTAGTGGTATTGTTCAGTCACCTGTTTTGGGAGCTTCTGGCGCAATTTATGGTTTGCTTACAGCTTTTGCATTTATGTTTCCAAATGCTCAGTTGGCGCTATTGTTTATTCCTGTTCCAATCAAGGCCAAATATTTTGTTCCTGGAATTTTAGCAATCGATTTGTTTTTAGGTTTTAAAGGAAGTTCTTTGTTTGGAAGCGGCGGAACTGGAATTGCACATTTCGCACACGTTGGCGGTGCAATTGCTGGCTTTTTAATGATGTTGTACTGGAAAAAAAATCAGTTTAATAACAACCGTTGGAATTAA
- the dapB gene encoding 4-hydroxy-tetrahydrodipicolinate reductase, giving the protein MKIALLGYGKMGKVIERIALERGHEIVLKKDEFNTYDGLSTADVAIDFSVPSAAVSNISASFNANVPVVSGTTGWLEHYDEMIALCNEKKGGFISSSNFSLGVNIFFGLNEYLAKIMNQFDSYKVSMEEIHHIHKLDAPSGTAISLAQGVIENSGYANWTMDEAKKNEIHIEAKRIGEVPGTHTVTYDSAIDSIEIKHTAHNREGFALGAVIAAEWLAGKQGIFTMKDVLNLQ; this is encoded by the coding sequence ATGAAAATTGCGCTTTTAGGATACGGAAAAATGGGTAAAGTAATTGAAAGAATTGCTTTAGAAAGAGGTCATGAAATAGTTTTAAAGAAAGATGAATTTAACACCTATGACGGACTTTCAACAGCCGATGTTGCCATTGATTTCAGCGTTCCATCTGCAGCGGTTAGCAATATTTCTGCTTCTTTTAACGCTAATGTTCCTGTAGTTTCTGGAACAACGGGCTGGTTAGAACATTATGACGAAATGATTGCACTTTGCAACGAGAAAAAAGGAGGTTTTATTTCTAGCTCTAATTTTAGCTTAGGTGTAAATATTTTCTTTGGACTAAACGAATATTTAGCCAAAATCATGAATCAATTCGATTCTTATAAAGTTTCGATGGAAGAAATTCATCACATCCATAAACTAGATGCTCCAAGCGGAACCGCTATTTCTTTAGCTCAAGGCGTTATCGAAAACAGTGGCTATGCAAATTGGACAATGGACGAAGCGAAAAAGAATGAAATTCATATTGAAGCAAAAAGAATTGGAGAAGTACCTGGTACACATACTGTAACTTACGACTCTGCAATTGACAGTATCGAAATTAAACATACTGCTCACAACCGCGAAGGATTTGCTCTTGGGGCTGTTATTGCTGCCGAATGGCTTGCAGGAAAACAAGGAATTTTCACAATGAAAGACGTTTTAAACTTACAATAA
- a CDS encoding septal ring lytic transglycosylase RlpA family protein, whose translation MNKTILFTVLVFSVTTFAQQKNILLIDPYLITQKSMLYKKNVHGSYYHDRFNGRKTASGKRFHNNDFTAAHKKFPFGTLLKVTNEVNKKFVIVEVTDRGPFVKGREIDLSKRAFMDITSNKKSGLVCVTIEILK comes from the coding sequence ATGAATAAGACCATACTATTTACTGTATTAGTTTTTTCTGTCACTACATTCGCACAACAAAAAAACATACTACTTATTGATCCATACTTAATAACTCAAAAAAGCATGTTATACAAGAAAAACGTACACGGATCTTATTATCATGATAGATTTAATGGAAGAAAAACAGCGAGTGGCAAAAGATTCCATAACAACGATTTTACCGCAGCGCATAAAAAATTTCCTTTTGGCACTCTATTAAAAGTTACAAATGAAGTGAACAAAAAATTTGTGATTGTAGAAGTTACAGATCGGGGACCTTTTGTTAAAGGAAGGGAAATAGATCTCAGCAAAAGAGCCTTTATGGATATCACATCTAATAAAAAAAGCGGTTTAGTTTGCGTGACTATTGAAATTTTAAAATAA
- the lepB gene encoding signal peptidase I has translation MTLYSWFVFFLAVQIIHFLGTWKLYQAAGRKSWEAAIPVYNSIVLMKIIGRPTWWTILLFIPIINLIMFPVVWIETLRTFGKKSTLDTILGLFTLGFYIYVVNYTQKLEYHKDRKLTPENKAADTVSSLLFAIIVATLVHTYVVQPYTIPTSSLEKSLLIGDFLFVSKLNYGPRVPMTTVALPMVHDSIPMTKSKSYLSWPQLPYFRLPAFEKINRCDIVVFNWPVDTVHYFFEPKGRPGVIKPIDKKSNYVKRCVGIPGDSLSIKDGYVFINGKKLVLPERAKPQYSYAVALDGKTPIDFETIFKELDITDPAGFRTEKRDTLYLGALTEAGAERFKNTPGVTAVIRKIDTGNNNDIFPHINKWNQDNMGPIYIPEAGKTVALTNESLPFYKEIITNYEGNTLELQGSKFLINGKPATTYTFKQNYYWMMGDNRHNSEDSRYWGYVPENHIVGKPVFIWMSWDTNGKGINKIRWNRVFTTVDGEGQPHSYFKYFLILLAIYFVGDFIWKKRRENKA, from the coding sequence ATGACTTTATACTCTTGGTTCGTATTTTTTCTAGCTGTTCAGATTATTCATTTTCTTGGTACTTGGAAACTGTATCAGGCAGCGGGAAGAAAAAGCTGGGAAGCAGCAATTCCGGTATACAATTCTATCGTTTTAATGAAGATTATCGGGCGTCCTACTTGGTGGACCATCTTGCTTTTTATTCCGATTATCAACTTAATCATGTTTCCAGTTGTATGGATTGAGACATTAAGAACTTTTGGTAAAAAATCAACTTTAGACACTATTTTAGGGCTTTTCACTTTAGGCTTTTATATCTACGTTGTTAATTACACTCAGAAATTAGAGTATCATAAAGACCGTAAATTAACTCCAGAAAACAAAGCAGCAGATACTGTTAGCTCTTTATTGTTTGCTATTATAGTGGCAACATTAGTACACACTTATGTAGTACAGCCTTACACAATTCCAACATCATCTTTAGAGAAATCTTTGCTGATTGGCGATTTCTTATTTGTAAGCAAATTAAACTATGGACCTAGAGTTCCTATGACAACTGTTGCTTTACCAATGGTTCACGACTCTATCCCTATGACAAAAAGTAAGTCATATTTAAGCTGGCCACAATTGCCATATTTTAGACTTCCTGCATTCGAAAAAATAAACCGATGCGACATTGTCGTCTTTAACTGGCCTGTCGATACGGTTCATTATTTCTTTGAGCCAAAAGGAAGACCTGGTGTTATTAAACCAATTGACAAAAAATCAAATTACGTAAAAAGATGTGTTGGTATTCCTGGAGACAGTTTATCAATAAAAGACGGATATGTTTTTATTAATGGAAAAAAATTAGTTTTACCAGAAAGAGCTAAACCACAGTATTCATACGCTGTAGCTTTAGACGGAAAAACACCAATTGATTTTGAAACGATTTTCAAAGAATTAGACATTACAGATCCTGCAGGTTTTAGAACCGAAAAAAGAGATACACTTTATTTAGGTGCGCTAACCGAAGCTGGAGCAGAAAGATTTAAAAACACTCCTGGTGTCACTGCAGTAATCCGAAAAATCGACACAGGAAACAACAACGACATTTTCCCTCACATTAACAAATGGAACCAAGACAACATGGGACCAATTTATATTCCGGAGGCAGGAAAAACAGTTGCGCTAACAAATGAATCCCTTCCTTTTTATAAAGAAATTATCACTAATTATGAAGGAAACACATTAGAATTACAAGGTTCAAAATTCTTAATCAACGGAAAACCAGCAACAACATACACCTTCAAGCAAAACTACTATTGGATGATGGGAGACAACCGTCACAATTCTGAAGATAGCCGTTATTGGGGTTACGTTCCAGAAAATCATATCGTAGGAAAACCAGTTTTTATCTGGATGAGCTGGGATACCAATGGAAAAGGCATCAATAAAATTCGCTGGAACAGAGTATTTACAACTGTCGATGGTGAAGGCCAACCACACTCTTACTTTAAATACTTCCTAATACTTCTTGCTATCTACTTTGTAGGAGATTTTATTTGGAAAAAAAGAAGAGAGAATAAAGCGTAA
- a CDS encoding WbqC family protein, translated as MNSLILPTYFPSISHFAVIAQSDNITFEMEDNFQKQTNRNRTYIYSPNGIQLLNIPVKHSKATHQKTKDILIENEFDWQKQHFKSLEAAYRSSPFFEYFEDDIIPIFEKKHHFLIDLNFEVLDIVTKCLRMKLEFGKTTEYFHEVADFTDFRQLANGKKDTNSFEKYTQVFDDKHGFINNLSVLDLLFNEGKFAMDYLKTQKII; from the coding sequence ATGAATTCCTTAATACTTCCAACTTATTTCCCTTCTATTAGTCATTTTGCTGTTATAGCACAATCTGACAATATTACTTTTGAAATGGAAGATAATTTCCAAAAACAGACCAATAGAAACAGAACTTATATTTATAGTCCGAATGGAATTCAATTATTAAATATTCCTGTTAAGCATTCTAAAGCAACGCATCAGAAGACAAAAGATATTTTGATCGAAAATGAATTTGATTGGCAGAAACAGCATTTTAAATCGCTTGAAGCAGCTTATAGAAGCTCTCCTTTCTTTGAGTATTTCGAAGATGATATCATTCCTATTTTCGAGAAAAAACACCATTTTCTAATTGATTTAAACTTCGAAGTTTTAGACATTGTTACGAAATGCCTTCGAATGAAACTGGAATTTGGAAAAACAACAGAATATTTTCATGAAGTTGCTGATTTTACCGATTTCAGACAATTAGCAAATGGAAAAAAAGACACTAATTCTTTCGAGAAATACACTCAAGTATTTGATGACAAACATGGCTTCATCAACAATTTAAGTGTTTTGGATTTACTTTTTAACGAAGGTAAATTTGCAATGGATTATTTAAAAACACAGAAAATAATCTAA
- a CDS encoding ParA family protein, protein MGKIIAIANQKGGVGKTTTSVNLAASLGVLEKKVLLIDADPQANATSGLGIDVETVETGTYQILEHTVTPKEAVLKCTAPNVDVIPAHIDLVAIEIELVDKENREYMLKKALEEAKEEYDYIIIDCAPSLGLLTLNALTAADSVVIPIQCEYFALEGLGKLLNTIKSIQKIHNPDLDIEGLLLTMYDSRLRLSNQVVEEVQKHFNDMVFDTVIQRNVKLSEAPSFGESIINYDATSKGAVNYIHLAQEIIKKNSK, encoded by the coding sequence ATGGGCAAAATCATTGCTATTGCTAATCAAAAAGGAGGCGTTGGAAAGACTACTACATCAGTAAATCTTGCTGCCTCATTAGGTGTTTTAGAAAAAAAAGTATTATTGATCGACGCTGATCCACAGGCCAATGCTACATCTGGTCTTGGAATTGACGTAGAAACAGTTGAAACCGGAACTTATCAAATACTTGAGCACACTGTAACACCAAAAGAAGCCGTTTTAAAATGTACAGCTCCAAACGTAGATGTGATCCCAGCTCACATTGACCTTGTTGCTATCGAAATTGAATTGGTTGACAAAGAAAACCGCGAATACATGCTAAAAAAAGCATTGGAAGAAGCAAAAGAAGAATATGATTATATCATTATCGACTGTGCTCCTTCTTTAGGTTTGTTAACATTAAATGCCTTAACAGCAGCAGATTCTGTAGTTATTCCTATTCAGTGTGAATATTTTGCACTTGAAGGATTAGGAAAATTACTGAACACTATTAAGAGTATTCAAAAAATACACAACCCAGATCTTGACATTGAAGGTTTGTTGCTAACAATGTACGATTCAAGATTACGTTTATCTAATCAGGTTGTAGAAGAAGTTCAAAAACACTTTAATGACATGGTTTTTGATACTGTAATTCAGCGAAATGTAAAATTAAGTGAGGCTCCGAGTTTTGGAGAAAGCATTATCAATTATGATGCAACAAGTAAAGGTGCCGTAAACTACATTCATTTAGCACAAGAAATTATAAAGAAAAACAGTAAATAG
- a CDS encoding endonuclease/exonuclease/phosphatase family protein: protein MKNLSWFNKIMFFLNIVLTVLTFSIYVLPFLAPKSFPLLSVLTLFMPAFFVANILFFVYWGIQFKKRLILSGLVLLTGITFISKFYKFSGKEYVKDEKDFSVMSYNVRLFNVFKWLDRDDIPSNIKAFIDEKDPDILCIQEYSNSAHLDLKVYPHRYIFIDGKKIKTGQAIFSKFPIIDEGKIIFPKSDNNVVYADIKRGKDIIRVYNMHLQSIKISPDVSEISDDIDNVNQKKSQRIYARISKGFTQQQEQAEIFKEHIKKCNYPIIICGDMNNSPFSYVYRNIKGKLKDAFEEAGEGFGATYKFKYYPARIDYIFTDTKMKVKEFESFPDFENSDHYPIMTRLSIDQF from the coding sequence ATGAAAAACCTTTCTTGGTTTAATAAAATAATGTTCTTTTTGAACATAGTGTTGACTGTGCTTACATTTAGCATTTATGTTTTACCTTTTTTAGCACCTAAAAGTTTTCCGCTTTTATCGGTGCTGACCTTGTTTATGCCTGCTTTTTTTGTGGCCAATATACTTTTTTTTGTCTATTGGGGAATTCAATTTAAAAAACGTCTTATTTTGTCTGGTTTGGTTCTACTGACCGGAATTACATTTATTAGTAAATTTTATAAGTTTTCTGGAAAAGAGTATGTCAAAGACGAAAAGGATTTCTCTGTAATGAGTTATAATGTGCGTCTGTTTAATGTTTTTAAATGGTTGGATAGAGATGATATTCCGTCAAACATTAAAGCTTTTATAGACGAAAAAGATCCAGATATTCTATGTATTCAAGAATATTCAAATTCGGCACATTTAGATTTAAAAGTATATCCGCACCGTTATATTTTTATTGATGGCAAAAAAATTAAGACAGGGCAGGCTATTTTTTCTAAATTTCCTATTATAGACGAGGGAAAGATTATTTTTCCTAAGTCGGATAATAATGTAGTTTATGCTGATATTAAGCGTGGAAAGGATATTATTCGTGTTTATAATATGCACTTGCAGTCTATTAAGATATCTCCAGATGTAAGTGAAATTTCAGATGATATTGATAATGTAAATCAGAAGAAATCACAGCGTATTTATGCTAGAATTAGCAAGGGATTCACGCAGCAGCAAGAACAGGCGGAAATTTTTAAAGAGCATATTAAAAAATGCAATTACCCAATTATTATTTGTGGAGACATGAATAATAGTCCGTTTTCTTATGTTTACAGAAACATAAAAGGAAAACTTAAAGATGCTTTTGAAGAGGCTGGAGAAGGTTTTGGTGCAACGTATAAGTTTAAGTATTATCCAGCCAGAATTGACTATATTTTTACAGATACTAAAATGAAGGTAAAAGAGTTTGAAAGTTTTCCTGATTTCGAAAACTCAGATCATTATCCTATTATGACTAGACTCTCGATAGACCAGTTTTAG
- a CDS encoding rhomboid family intramembrane serine protease, with the protein MNILDDLKLQYRLGGIAMRVMYWNIACFIVSLIFFYQFSVGQFAFPNWLALSSDPQVFMFKPWTFLTYAFFHDGFFHLLFNMMVLNFASTLFLTYFTQKQYLGLYLLSALFAGVVFALSFYFSNISGSIVGASAAIMAILVAATTYSPLMNVRLFLFGNVKLWHITAVIIILDLMQFRLGNMGGHISHLAGAFFGFAYIKLLQNGTDLSIIVSKTLDFFVNLFKKSPTTPFTKVHKNYRKPTEKTTSRIVTKDKTQQQIDEILDKISQSGYDCLTKEEKEFLFKAGK; encoded by the coding sequence ATGAATATTCTAGACGATTTAAAATTACAGTATAGATTGGGTGGTATCGCTATGCGAGTTATGTATTGGAACATAGCATGTTTTATTGTATCGCTTATCTTTTTCTATCAATTTTCAGTAGGTCAGTTTGCTTTTCCGAACTGGTTGGCTTTGTCGTCAGATCCTCAGGTTTTTATGTTTAAACCTTGGACTTTTTTAACGTATGCGTTCTTTCATGACGGATTTTTTCATCTGTTATTCAATATGATGGTGCTTAATTTTGCAAGTACCTTATTCTTGACTTATTTTACTCAAAAGCAATATTTAGGATTATATCTTCTAAGCGCTCTTTTCGCAGGAGTAGTTTTTGCGCTGAGTTTTTATTTTTCTAATATCAGCGGTTCTATTGTCGGAGCTTCTGCTGCTATTATGGCTATTTTGGTGGCCGCAACAACTTATTCTCCTTTAATGAATGTGCGATTATTTCTCTTCGGAAATGTGAAACTTTGGCACATTACTGCTGTTATTATAATTTTAGATTTAATGCAGTTTCGTCTTGGAAATATGGGTGGACACATTTCACATCTTGCTGGTGCTTTCTTCGGATTTGCCTATATTAAATTGCTTCAGAATGGCACTGATTTAAGTATCATTGTTTCTAAAACGTTAGATTTCTTCGTAAATCTTTTTAAAAAATCTCCTACGACCCCATTTACAAAAGTTCATAAAAATTACAGAAAACCTACAGAAAAAACTACGTCAAGAATTGTTACGAAAGATAAAACGCAACAGCAGATTGATGAGATTTTAGACAAAATAAGCCAGTCAGGATATGATTGCCTGACAAAGGAAGAAAAAGAGTTTTTATTTAAAGCTGGAAAATAA